The segment CCGAGATGGCGACCACGACGCCGACGAGATAGCCGCCGACGACCCCCAGCAGCCCGTAGCCGAGGAGGAGGAGGGCGGCGGTGGTGACCAGCCTGACCGTCGGGCGGATGACGTCGCGCATGTAGACCCGGAACTTGAGGCGTTTGATCGCGCTGAAGCTGCCGAGTAGCGCGTTGTAGATCGCGAGGAACGGAACCGTGGCGCTCAACAGCCAGAGGGCCGCCCGGAGCGAGGGCTCGTCGAAGGCGTCCGCGATCAGGTCCGCCGAGAGCACGACCAACCCGGCGACGACCGTCGAGGAGACGAGCACGACCCCCGTGACGGTGACGAGTACCCCCCGGGCCTTGCCGTACTCGCCGTCGCTCAGATGCTGGGGGACGAAGTAGTCGATCGCCTCCGGCAGTCCGAGGTTCGCGAACGCCTGGACGAACAGAATGATCGAGGTCGCGAGGATGAACAGCCCGTAAACCGAGGGGCTGACGAGCCGTGTGATGACCGCGACGATGGCGAAGCCGAAGACCTTCTTGATGACGTTGCCGCCGAAGGCGATCGAGCCCTCGCGGGCCATCGTCGCGGTCGAGGTGTCGTCCGATAGCGGGACCGCGTCCGACGTCGAGCTATCGTCGGCCATTCAGAGCTCGGTTCCGATCTCGAGTTCGTAGCTCTCAACCTCGGCGGCGTCCTCGCCGACCTGCGGATAGACGATCTCGAACTCCCAGCGTCGGCCCTCGGGATCGTCGCCGTGGCGCCCGACCTCGTCGATCTGCTCGATGATCGTATCGAGCAGTTCACCCTGGTCGTCGTAGAAGAGCGCGCGGATCTCGACGTAGCTCACCTCGACACCCTCCTTTACCCGAGCGATTCCGTGGACCGCGACGCTCTCCTCCTCGGTGCCGACGTTCTCGCGGACGAGTTCGCTCTCGACGATCTCGACGCGTTCGCCCTCGAGGGGGTCGTCCGACTCGTTCTCCGAGTCGTTGGGCTGCTCGGAGCCGTCGTCGCCGTCCCCTTCGTCTCCGTCGTCGCCCATACAGCCGGCGAACGAAACGAGCGCTGTCGACGCGAGGAAGGCCCGACGACGCATTAGCCCGGCGTACGCGGTCCGCGCCCATATACACGTCGAGTCATCCCGATCGATTATCGTCCCCGATTCCGTTCGCGGACACGCCACGAATGTCCGACGATCCGTATCCCGACGTCCCGGCGGAGCGCCTCTCGAACGACGGCTGGAGGCGGGTAGAGCGAACGAGCGAGACGCTGTTCTCGCTGCCGGCGTTTCGCGTCGAGGGTCACACGCTGCTGTACGAACGACCCGATCTGCGCGAGGCGATCCGGGCGACGTCCGAGGCGGCTGATCTCCCCTGGCGATTCTTCTTCGCCACCCGGCTCTCGTTCCGCCCGTCGCTGCCCGCCGGGATCGGCGCGCTCTCAGCGTTCCCGACGGTGCTCGGGGCGGCCCGACGGGAGTTCGTCGCCGACCTGCGCGAGCGCGGTTTCGAGGCCGTCGAGCGGGGACGGAGCCGCCGACTTCTCGTCGACGTGGGCGAGCGGGCGCGGCTGACTCCCTACGAGGCACGGTTCGACGCGGGAACGCTCGAGGCCGGAATCGCGGCGTGGCTCGCGGTCTGGGTTCACGAGGGGGAGTTCCGGATCGCCGGCGGCGCCTACCCCACGAGCGGCCTCGATCCCGTGACGCTGGAGCCCGATCGCTACCGCGAGGAGCTGTTCGCGCTGATCCGTGGGGTCCGATAGACGGCCACGACGACCGCAACGACTTTCAACCACCTAGTAGTATTGACTAGTGGTATGAGCGAGTACGACCAGTTCAGCGACGTCGGCGAGGCGGACGTAACGCGTGCGATCGGCCAGGAGTGGACCGAGGAGTTCATGGACTTCTCCGACAGCGACGTGATCATCGTCGGCGGCGGCCCCTCGGGGCTGATGGCGGCGAAGGAGCTCTCCGAGCGGGGCGTGAAGACGATGGTCGTCGAGAAGAACAACTATCTGGGGGGTGGGTTCTGGCTCGGCGGCTTCCTGATGAACAAGGTGACCGTCCGACAGCCCGCCCAGGACGTCCTCGACGACCTGGACGTCGACTACAAGCCCGCCCAGGACTCCGAGGGGCTCTACGTCGCGAACGGTCCCGAGGCGTGCTCGGGGCTGATCAAGGCCGCCTGTGACGCCGGCGCGAAGATGCAGAACATGACCGAGTTCACCGACATCGTGATCCGCGAGGACCACAGGGTGGGCGGCATCGTGATGAACTGGACGCCCGTCCACGCGCTTCCGCGCGAGATCACCTGCGTCGACCCGATCGCCGTCGAGGGCGATCTGGTGATCGACGCGACCGGTCACGACGCGATGGCGGTCACGAAGCTCCACGAACGCGGCGTGCTCGACGCGCCCGGCATCGGCGACGCGGCCGCGAACGCGGGCGGCATGGATCAGACCGGCGACGACTCCTACGGCGCGCCGGGTCACGACTCGCCGGGCCACGACTCGATGTGGGTCGGCGAGAGCGAGGACGCGGTCGTCGAACACACCGGCCTCGTCCACCCCGGCCTGATCGTCACCGGGATGGCGACGGCGACGACCTACGGCCTGCCGCGGATGGGTCCGACGTTCGGCGCGATGTTGCTCTCGGGCAAGCGAGCCGCCCAGGCCGCCCTCGACGAGCTCGAGGTCGACGCCGAGCCCGTCGAGCTCACCGACCGGCAGGCGGCGGCGACCGCGGGCGACGACTGAGTCCGACTCGGAGCCCGCCGGGCGACGGCCCGAAACCGAAGTCCCTTTCCCCGCCGCTGATCACGTCGTACCCGAATGGTCACGGTAGAGACAGCTGCGCGGCTCGTCGCCGGCATCCTGCTCATCCTCACCAACGGGTTTTTCGTCGCGATCGAGTTCGCGCTGACGCGTGCTCGCCAGTTCACCGAGGAGGAGTTCGTCGGGGGCAATCCCGGGTTGGAGCGCGCGTGGGAGATGACGCAGAATCTCGAACTCTATCTGACCACTTGTCAGGTCGGGATCACGGCCTCGAGCATCGCGGTCGGGATCGTCGCCGAGCCCGCGCTGGCGGCCATCTTCGAGCCCTTCTTCGAGGGCACCTGGCTTGCGACCGTCGGGTCGGCCGCGATCCTCGCCTTCCTCATCATCAACCTCGTGCACCTGACCCACGGCGAGCAGACGCCGACGTACCTGGGTGTCGAGCGCTCGCGGTGGGTCTGTCAGTACGGAGCCACTCCCCTCTACTGGTTCTACCGGGTGATCTCCCCGCTCATCACGCTCGGCGACTGGGTAGCGAAAACCACCCTCAAACTGTTCGGCGTCGAGATGACCGGCGCGTGGCTCGAGACCGAAGAGGACGTCATCCGGAGCCGAGCCGACCTCAGAAACCAGATGCGCTCGGTGCTCGCGGAGGGCGACCTCGATGAGGAACGAGGCGAGGAGGTCCTCAGTGCGCTCGCGGCGGGACGCATGACCGTCGAGGACGTCATGGTCGACGCCGAGGAGGTGGTCTTTCTCTCGACGGAGATCCCCCTCTCGGAGAACCTCGATCGTCTGTCGGGATCACTGCACAACCGCTATCCGCTGATCGGCGACGATCCCGAGGACTTCCGGGGGATCGTCTACGTCTCGGCCGCCCTCGACCGGATCGACGAACTCCGGTCCGGCGAGACCGACCTGAAGGGGATCGCGGCGCCGCCGATGACCGTCTCCACTGACATCAGCGTGAGCGACGTCATCGATCGGTTTCAGGAGGAACACCAGGAGATGGCGCTCGTTCTCTCGGATGAGGAGGTCGTTGGACTGGTGACCGCCACGGACGCGATGGAGGCGGTGGTCGGAGAGCTGGAGGACCCGCTCGACGACGAGTCGTGATCAGCCGGGATCGATGAGATCCGCTTTAACTACCCTGTCACAGCGACCGTAACGCAGTTTCACCTGGCGGTACCAGTCCATGGTATGATCGATCGGATCACGCTGTACCGGGCGCCTACCGCCGAGGCGGACGTCGATACGATCGCCGGCTGGCTCCGTGAACGCACCGACCACGAGGTGGACGTACGCGACCGTTTCCTCGACGTCCACCGTCACGACGGTCTCGCCGAGCGCTTCGCCGAGGCGCGCGTGCTCGACCCCTACGACCGCGAGACGGGCAACTCGATGCTCGGCGTGGTTCGTTACGAGGAGCGGGCTCTGGAGAACCCCGAGCGTGCGGGCGGGGTGCTCTACGACGGCGTCGAGCTCCAGCGTGCGCTCAACGACGCGCTGCCCGACGGCGAGCGCGACCTCTCGCACCTGCACGTCGCCGTCCTGGACCGCGCGATCGGCACCTGGGGCGACCACGACGGCCGGTGGCACAAGCGGGTGAACGTGCTCGGCCAGCCCGCGCTCGTCTCCGTTCCGGGACTGTACGAGGCGCCCGCCAAGCCCGAGGCGTACTACCAGGAGAAACAGCGCCACGCGCTGCTGTCGGGCGACGCCCCGCCGCGAGAGGTGCTCGAGAACGAGGTCGAGGGCGAGTTCCTGATCGCCGACGACCCCCGCACGACCGAGGCGCTCAAGGGCTACGTCCTCCAGGCGCTCGACTACGTCGAGACCGGCGAGCCGTTCTGCGAGGACGAGCGCTGTCGCCTGTACAACGCCCACCGCCAGCCCGAACTGATCGAGGCACAGCTCCGCGAGCCCGAGTTCTGCGCGAGGCACGCCGAGCGGTACGAGGTGTAGCGAGCGCAGAGCCAGCGAGTAGCACTCGCGCCGTTTTACGAGAAGCACACCGAGTTCCACGAAGCGTGACGAGCACAGAGCTAGCAACCACGGAATACGTGCGCCGTTTTGCCGTTTGCGTGTCTCACGTTCGAGTAGCGGGTCGCGCGAACCGTTAAACTCGCCCGACCACGCCGCTATCCGCCTCAGAGCACCGTCTCTGCGACCGACGAAAACGCTCGAAGCTGTCGTCGCTGATCGCCGGCGGGGAACCTGACGACGAACCGTTCGACGCCGGCATCGAGGTACTCCGCCACGCGTTCTTCGACCGCGTCGACGGTCCCGAACGCACCCCGTTTCCGGATCTCCGCCCTCGAGAGCGCCTGCTCGGAGCGGTAGGCCACCTGTTCGCCGTAGTAATCGCGGTAGAACTCCCGCGCCCGTTCGATCGCCGTCGCCTCCGACTCGGCGACGACGACGTCGAGATAGTAGCCGGGCGTGATCGCGTCGTTCGGCCGGTCGGTCCCTTCGAGCAGCTCCGCGATGTACGTGCGGCCGGCGGCGTACTCCTCGGGCGGCATCGCGATCGGTAACCAGCCGTCACCGTGTTCGATGAGCCGTCGCTGGATCTGCCGGGGAAAGCCCTCGCTCGGCTCGAACGCGGCCGACGCCACGTAGATCGGCGGTTTCCTCGCCGGTTCGAACCCGATCCCCGCGTCCTCGACTCGGTAGTGGTCTCCGGCGTGATCGATCGCCGTGCCCTCCCAGAGCCGTGAGACGACCGTGAGCGCTTCGTTGAGCATCGCCCCTCGACGCTCGTAGTCGACCCCGAGCTGTCGCATCTCCTCTCGTTCGGGGGGTCTGACGCCCACACCGACGCCCAGCGAGAGCCGGCCGCCGCTCAGTTGGTCGAGCGTCGCGGTCATGTGAGCGACGTGGACCGGATGGCGAAGCACGGGCAGGTAGACCGCGGTTCCCAGCTCGACGGAATCCGTCGTCGCTGCGACGGTACCGAGCGTGACGAGCGGCTCGAATCGGGGCTTCGCGAGGACGCTGTCGCCCACCCAGAGCCCGTCGTACCCGAGGGATTCGGCCCGTCGAGCGAGCCCGACGACGTCGGCGCTGGCGCGAGCGGTCAGCTCCGTCGTCGAGGTACTCGAGGCAACGATGCCCCGCGTCGGTAGCAGATATTCGACCGTACTCACGAGGGATTCACCGTCGCCTTCGACGGATGCAGTGTTAATAGCACCCGTGGTTCGCGATCGAGGACAGCGGTGGGACAGAGGGTCAACAGCGCCCGTTGACCGGGGCGCAGGTCCGGCCGTCCGTCCTCGTCCGCCGGAAGTCCGCGGACGTCGCGTGTCGAGCCGTCGCCGTTTCGCGAGTCGATCTCGGCCGCCACCTCCCGACCGCGCTCGCGGTCCCGTTCGACGATCGCGACCGACGCTCCGCGCTCGCGTTCGCGCCCGTCAGCAGCACTGTCAGCAAGATGAGTGAATATTATTACACGTACTCGAACTGTCTCCGTCGAGTCATAGCGCTGACGATGGTGCGTCGGATCGCGGGAGTTATGCTGCTCATGACTCTCCGATGAAGAATGAGTCAGTTCTCTTCCGACATTCAGGTGCGGTTTCGCGACATCGACGCGATGGGCCACGTGAACAACGCCGTCTACGCGACCTACGTCGAGCAGGCGCGCACCGAGTACTTCCACCGGATCCTCGACGTGGGACTCGACGCCGTCCCGACCGTACTGGCTCGTCTCGAACTCTCCTACGAGCGGCCCGTCCGGCTCGAACAATCGGTGACCGTGACGATCGACGTCCCTGAGATCGGCCGGTCGAGCCTCCCCATGGAGTACGAGATCCACGCTGACGGCGATCGGGCGGCGACCGCGACGTCGGTGCAGGTGTTCATCGATCCCGAGACCGGCGAGTCCAGCCCCATCCCCGAGCGCTTCCGCGAGCGGATCGCGGAGTTCGAGGGGTTATAGGACGCGCCCGGCGGACAGCCTGAGCAGACCTAACAGTCGGTCCTCGTGGACGGTCCGTTCGCAGTGCCGCTCGAGCGCCGCGTGGCCCGCCTCGACGCGCCGGTCGAGTAGCTCGTGGGCGGGCGTCTCGCGGCGGCGCTTCCCGGGCGTGGAGGCGAGGACGAACGCCCGGAAGGGCGCGTTGACCAGCGGGCCGTAGGGACGTCGGCTCCGCGCCGCGTTGAGCAGCGCGATCCGTCCACCGAATCCGAGCAGGTCGCACCACCGTTCGACCACGCCCACGGGATCGGTGAACATCCCGACGACGAAGGTCGCGAGGACGGCGTCGACCTCGCTCTCGGCGACCGGTGGACGGGTGGCGTCGCCACGCACGAGGTGGACGTTGCGCCAGCCGTTGTGCGCGACGTGTTCGGCCGCCCGATCGAGGACGCCCGGCGAGAAGTCCACACCCACGACGGTGCCCTCGGGGCCGACGCGCTCGCGCAGGTAGCCGAGGTTCGCGCCCGTCCCACAGCCCATCTCTACGACGGTGTCGCCGAGTTCGAGGTCGAGCGCGTCCGCGGTACGAGCGCGCACGTCGGCGACCCCCGGGATCCGCCGCGAGACGGGGTCGTAGAGCCGCGCCCACCGGCTGTAGAACGCCTGGGCGCTCATCGCAGCAGCACCCGGACGCTCTCCGCGGCGGTCTCAGCGTCCTCCGCCAGTACGTAGATCACGGGCTCGATCCCGAATCCGCCGGTCTGGGCGAGCACGTCCGCCTCCGGAGTGGCCTCGAGCGCGTCGGCGATCGCCCGGTCGAGCGACTGCTCGCCCTCGAACTCGACGACCGCGTAGCCGGCGTCCTCGAACAGCGCGACCAGCGAGGGATCGTAGCGGACGTTCAACGCGGCGCACGCGTCGCTGCCGTGTTCGCGGGCGGTGAGCAGCACGCTCGCGACGTGTTCCGAGACGCCGAACTCGGGGTCGCCGGGGATCGTCGCCCGCCCCTTCACGTCGAAGATCCGGCCCGGCACGCCGGCGACGTCGTCGATCGTCGCCGCGTCGGGCGTACACTCGACGAGGTTCGAGCCGACGTTCGGGATCAGCCCCGCGAAGCCGCTGCTGTTCTCGAGGATGCGAAGCCCCCGCCGGACCGACGAGAGCACGCGTTCGGTGGTTCTGATCGCGCTCTCGGGATCGTGAATCCGGAAGTCGCCCTCGTAGGCGGCCAGTTCGGGCATCGCACGCTCGTGGAGCTCCGCGAGCAGGTCGCCACGGGTCTGTAGCTCGCGGATGAGCACCTCGGTCTCGACCAGCGCCTGCACCCGACTCATCTCGCCGTTCGCGAGTCCGTCGGCGGCGCGCTCGATCAGCTCCCGGACGCGCTCGTCCTCGATGAACGCCTCCCGCCGCGCCACCTCGCCGTGGGCGTACTTCGAGACGGCGCTCTGGCTGATCCCCAACGTTTCGGCGACCTCGATCTGGGTCAGCCCCCGCTCCCGTAGCTCCTCGGCGAGCATCGAGCGGAAGGTAGGAAGGAACTCCTCGACGACGACCTCCTCGGCGAACTTCATCCCCGATCGCCTCCGAACTCGGCCGAGCTCGTCGGCGAGACTCGCGCGTCCTCGCGGCGCTCCGATGCTCTCATTGGTCGCCCCCGAACTCGAGGTCGCCCTGGATCCGCGAGGCCTGCGGTCCCGTCTGGTCCTGGTACTTCGAGCCGCGTTCGGCGCCGTAGGGTCGGTCGGCGGCGCTCTTCATCTCGGTGAAGATCAGCTGCGAGATGCGCATCTCGGGGGTGAGGGCCACCGGCGCCGTCCCGAGGTTCGAGAGCTCGAGCGTGATCTGGCCGCGGTAGCCCGGATCGACCACGCCCGCGGTGGCGTGGACGACGATCGCGAGCCGTCCGAGCGAGGAGCGCCCCTCGACGTGGGCGAGCAGGTCGTTCGGGATCTCCACCCGTTCCTTGGTGGTGCCGAGCACGAAGTCGCCGGGATGCAGGATGAACTCCTCGCCCTCCTCGACGACGCTCTCGGTGACGTACTCCTCGACCTCGCGCTCGCTTCCGGGATGGATACAGGGGATGTTGGTGCGCTGGAACTCGAGGAACTCCCGGCCGAGCCGGAGATCGACGCTCGCGGGCTGGATCTGGAGTGAGGGGTCGTCGAGCGGCTCGACGACCAGGTCGCCCTCCTCCAGGCGACGGACGATGTCGGCGTCGGAGAGGATCATGTCCGAACCAACGAGTGGGGTGGTGTAAATCTTCTCGATGGGCGCGAGTAGCCACCGCTTTACCCTCGCTCCGACTGCATCCGAACATGAAACAGGCGATCGTCGCACGGACCGACATCGGGATGGGAAAGGGAAAGCTCGCCGCACAGGTCGCCCACGCCTCGCTGTCGGCCTACGAGGACACCGATCCGGGTGCACGCAAGGACTGGAAGGGAGGCGGCCAGAAGAAGGTCGTCCTGAAGGCCTCGGGCGAGAAGGAGATCTTCGAACTCGCCGACCGCGCGGAGCGTGAGGGCGTCCCCCACGCGGTGATCCGCGACGCGGGTCACACCCAGCTCGAATCCGGTACGGTGACCGCGCTCGCGGTCGGGCCGGCGGCGGACGACCGCGTGGATCGGGTGACGGGCCACCTCTCGCTGTACTGATCGTCAGGTTCGGCTATCCGACTCCCTTTAGGCGTGGACGGCCAAGAGCGTCCATGAGCGAGACCACCGACGCGGATCGAACGACCGAGGCCGACGAGGACCGACTCACGATCTACGCCGACTACGTCTGTCCGTTCTGTTACCTCGGGCGGAAGTCGCTCGAACGCTATCAGGAGACGCGCGAGGAACCCCTCGAACTCGACTGGCACCCCTTCGACCTGCGAAGCGGCAAGCGCGGCCCCAACGGGGAGATCGACCACGACGCCGACGACGGCAAGGACGAGGAGTACTACGCACAGGCGAAGGAGAACGTCCGCCGCCTGCGCGAGCGCTACGACGCCGAGATGGCCCAGGAGATCGCGACCGAGGTCGACTCGCTTCCCGCCCAGCTCGCCTCGTTTCACGTCAAGGAGGAACACCCCGAGCAGTGGCGGGCGTTCGACGAGGCGATCTACGCGGCGCTCTGGCAGGAGGGCCGGGACATCGGCGACCCCGATGTGCTCGCCGACCTCGCGGAGGAGGCCGGACTCGACGCCGAGGAGATCCGCGAGGCCACCGAGAACGAGGCGCTCGCGGAACGCATCGACCAACGCTTCGCCGAGGCCCAGCGGCGCGGCGTGACAGGCGTGCCGACATTCGCCTACGACGGGCAGGCCGCCCGCGGTGCGGTACCGCCCGAGCACCTGAAGCGGCTCGTCGAGGGCGTCTGAATCCGGACCCGGGTAGCGACGATTCTCGAAGGCACGAATCGACGGTCCGAATGGCATGCGTGCGCCGCCGTCCGCGCTTCGGTCGGCTCGGCGCTCCGTCCCCTCCCGACGGTCGGTTTAGTTCTCCTCAGCCACGGCCGCCTTCGTCCCTCGAGTGGTGTGTTCCTCGACGAACTCGAGGAGCTCCTCGGTCCCCTGGAACCCCTCGGTGAGATGGCCCACCCGTTCGCCGTCCTCGAACAACACGAGCGCGGGAACGCTCGTGACGTCGTACTCCTCGACCAGCGAGAGGTCGGTCACGGGGTTTATCATGACGACGGTCACGTCGGTCGCCCGCGCGACGTTGCCGAGTACGGGCTCGATCGCGTTACACCTCGCACAGCCCTTCGTGTAGAACTCCGCGAGGACCAGATCGTGTTCCTCGACCAGCGCGTCGAGCTCCGCGCCCGTCTCCGCGCGGATCGGTTTCGTGGAGGGATCGTTCATAGTCGGACGAAGGGGTCGAACGGGGGTAGGTCTCACGGCTGCCCTTGCTGGCTCGCCGCAGCAGACGCTCGAAGCGAGAAAGCAGCTCCTCGACGCGTTCGGCGGCCTGTTCGAGACAGAGGCCTGAGAGCGGTTCTCCCGCCACTCGTTCGGGCGGAGAACGTATCTCCGCCCGAGCGTTTCCAAGGGTATATCGGCTCGCGGGCTCTGGATTACACCCATGGACGCGGCGCTCGGCGCACCCCAGAAGATGCGGGAGCGCCACGAGGACCTGACGCCGATGATGCGCCAGTACTGCGATCTCTGCGAGCGCTACGACGACGCGCTCGTGCTCTTTCAGGTGGGCGACTTCTACGAGACGTTCTGCGAGGCCGCGGAGGCCTCCGCGCGCTTACTCGAGATCACGCTGACCAAACGCGAGGACTCGACCGGCACGTACCCGATGGCCGGCATCCCGATCGACAGCGCCGAATCGTATATCGAGACGCTGCTGGATGCCGGATATCGGGTCGCGGTCGCCGACCAGATCCAGGACCCCGAGGAGGCCAGTGGCGTCGTCGACCGTGCCGTCACCCGGATCGTCACGCCGGGAACGCTCACCGAGGACGAACTGCTCGCGGGCGACGACAACAACTACGTCGCCGCGCTCGCGGTCGGATCCACGGACGAAGCCGGAGCGGGGACCGACGCATCGCTAGGCGATCGGGAGTACGGCCTCGCGCTGCTCGACGTCTCGACGGGTGATTTCGTCGCCACCGGCTCCGAGTCGGCCGAGACGATCCGCGACGAGATCAGCCGCTTCGCCCCCGCCGAGGCGATCGTCGGCCCCGACGTTCCGGAGGATTTCGAGGGGTTCGATCCCGACTGCATGGTGACGCCGTACGACCCCTCGGCGTTCGACCCCGAGACCGCCCGCGAGCGCCTCGATTCGTACTTCGGTATCCCCGAGAAACGCCTCGCGAGCGACGCGGAAATCCGCGCCTGTGGCGCGCTGTTGGCCTACGCCGAGTACACCCGCGGCGGCGCCGAGGCCGACGACGCGGACGAGCACGGTCGCCTCGACTACCTCAACCACCTCACCCGGTACGAGCCTCGCGAGTACATGCTGCTCGATCGGGTCGCGCTCCGGAGCCTGGAGCTGTTCGAGCGCCGGGCGGTCCATGGCGACGCAGAACACACGCTCCTGGGCGTGCTCGACGAGACGGCCTGTGCGCTCGGACGGCGGCGACTCACCGACTGGCTCCGCCGCCCGCTGCTCGATCCCGGCCGGATCGAGGCCCGGCTGGACGCGGTCGAGGAGTGGACGACGCTCGTCGGCGCCCGCGAGGAGGTCCACGACCTCCTCTCCCGGGTGTACGACATCGAGCGGCTGATCGCGCGGATCTCCCGCGGTCGGGCGAACGCCCGCGACCTCCGCGCGCTGAAGGACACCCTCGACGTCGTCCCCGAGATCCGCGAGGCGATGGACGGCGTCGAGAGCGGCTCGCTCTCGGATCTGCGAGCGGGGCTTGACGACCTCGAGGAGGTCCGCGGGCTGATCGAGCGCGCGATCCAGGAGAGCCCGCCGATCGAGATCACCGAGGGCGACGTGATCGCGCCGGGCTACGACGAGCGCCTCGACGAGCTGCGCGAGACCGAGCGCGACGGCAAACAGTGGATCGACTCGCTCGAGGAACGCGAGCGCGAGCGGACGGGGATCGACTCGCTGAAGGTGGGCTTCAACCAGGTCCACGGCTACTACATCGAGGTGACGAACCCCAACCTGGACGGCGTCCCCGACGACTACAACCGCAGGCAGACGCTGAAGAACGCAGAGCGGTTCTACACGCCCGAGCTCAAGCGCCGCGAGGACGAGATTCTCACCGCCGAGGGCCGGGCCGACGACCTCGAGTACGAGCTGTTCGCCGAGGTCCGCGCGGAGGTCGCGGACGAGGCCGAACGGGTCCAGGCGCTCGCCGACACGCTCGCGACGCTCGACGCGCTGGTCTCGCTCGCGGAGGTCGCCGCGAAGTACGGCTATCGCCGCCCCGACATCGCCGAGCCGGGAACGGGTATCGAGATCGAGGGCGGGCGTCACCCGGTCGTCGAGCGCACCCAGGCGTCGTTCGTCCCCAACGGGATCGATCTCCGTCCCGAGGAACGCATCGCCGTCATCACCGGTCCGAACATGTCCGGAAAGTCGACGTACATGCGCCAGGTCGCGCTGATCGCGGTCCTCGCCCAGCTGGGCAGCTTCGTCCCCGCGAGCGCGGCGCGGATCGGCGTCGTCGATCGGGTGTTCACCCGCGTCGGCGCGAGCGACGACATCGCCGGCGGCCAGTCGACGTTCATGGTCGAGATGCGCGAGCTCGCGACCATCCTCAGGGGCGCGACCGAGAACTCGCTGGTGTTGCTCGACGAGGTCGGCCGGGGGACGAGCACCGCCGACGGGCTCGCGATCGCCCGCGCGATCACCGAGCACGTCCACGACGAACTGGGCGCGATGACGCTGTTCGCGACCCACCACCACGAGCTCACCGAGCTCGCCGAACGCCTCGACTGTGCGTTCAACCTCCACTTCTCCGCGACGCGAACCGACG is part of the Halalkalicoccus sp. CG83 genome and harbors:
- a CDS encoding DsbA family oxidoreductase; this encodes MSETTDADRTTEADEDRLTIYADYVCPFCYLGRKSLERYQETREEPLELDWHPFDLRSGKRGPNGEIDHDADDGKDEEYYAQAKENVRRLRERYDAEMAQEIATEVDSLPAQLASFHVKEEHPEQWRAFDEAIYAALWQEGRDIGDPDVLADLAEEAGLDAEEIREATENEALAERIDQRFAEAQRRGVTGVPTFAYDGQAARGAVPPEHLKRLVEGV
- a CDS encoding thioredoxin family protein, with the translated sequence MNDPSTKPIRAETGAELDALVEEHDLVLAEFYTKGCARCNAIEPVLGNVARATDVTVVMINPVTDLSLVEEYDVTSVPALVLFEDGERVGHLTEGFQGTEELLEFVEEHTTRGTKAAVAEEN
- the mutS gene encoding DNA mismatch repair protein MutS codes for the protein MDAALGAPQKMRERHEDLTPMMRQYCDLCERYDDALVLFQVGDFYETFCEAAEASARLLEITLTKREDSTGTYPMAGIPIDSAESYIETLLDAGYRVAVADQIQDPEEASGVVDRAVTRIVTPGTLTEDELLAGDDNNYVAALAVGSTDEAGAGTDASLGDREYGLALLDVSTGDFVATGSESAETIRDEISRFAPAEAIVGPDVPEDFEGFDPDCMVTPYDPSAFDPETARERLDSYFGIPEKRLASDAEIRACGALLAYAEYTRGGAEADDADEHGRLDYLNHLTRYEPREYMLLDRVALRSLELFERRAVHGDAEHTLLGVLDETACALGRRRLTDWLRRPLLDPGRIEARLDAVEEWTTLVGAREEVHDLLSRVYDIERLIARISRGRANARDLRALKDTLDVVPEIREAMDGVESGSLSDLRAGLDDLEEVRGLIERAIQESPPIEITEGDVIAPGYDERLDELRETERDGKQWIDSLEERERERTGIDSLKVGFNQVHGYYIEVTNPNLDGVPDDYNRRQTLKNAERFYTPELKRREDEILTAEGRADDLEYELFAEVRAEVADEAERVQALADTLATLDALVSLAEVAAKYGYRRPDIAEPGTGIEIEGGRHPVVERTQASFVPNGIDLRPEERIAVITGPNMSGKSTYMRQVALIAVLAQLGSFVPASAARIGVVDRVFTRVGASDDIAGGQSTFMVEMRELATILRGATENSLVLLDEVGRGTSTADGLAIARAITEHVHDELGAMTLFATHHHELTELAERLDCAFNLHFSATRTDDGVTFRHDVSRGAATASYGIEVARAAGVPDAVVSRSHALVEDRGEALGDGGQSADAGPDPVSDDGERADADGELAAKLRGIDVANLTPIEALTTLDRLKRELD